The nucleotide sequence GACTTTGCTGTACACTCCTTCAATCCGGACTGAGACTACTGGGGAAGGCCCAATTAACTCAGGAGGTGTTCTTGATTTTGTGTCTGTTGTAGCATCAGGCACAACCTTCTGATATCTGGTATTGGGCCGACTCGTGGTACTTTGAGAATAGTCATACATAGTGGAGTCTTCTATCCGCTTCTGTCGTGTTATGGCTTTAGTTTTGTCTCTCACCCACTTGAGTGGTAAAGGTTGAACCTCAGTTTTGGTTTTAGCTTGAGGGATAAAGTTGAAATGGTCCAACCTATGTGTTGCTTGATTGGAGTTTCTTTCTCTGGGGCACCCAGCTGACTCCTTCACTGGGGCCCTCTGAAGTTTCCCGGCTGCTTTCTTGTCTGTACTTCCTTGAAGGTATCAAGGCTTGGGCATTGCCTCCTAACATGCCCTCTTCCTCCACACTGGTAGCAGATTATAGCAtcttttcttttcctctccttctggggGGCAGTACCCGAGGGCACAGTCTCAGCCCTTTCATCAGGCTGTAACTGAGTACCAGCTACTAAAGTCACCAGCTCAGTTAGGTTTGACACTTGTTCCCTCAGCTGAGCTAACTCCTCCCCAGCACAACAAGCTTGTACTGTCTGCACTTTAGTACTGAAGGTTCCTGGGACCTTGACACTGACCCCTTTTTCCTCCAACATGGCTTCCTCTTCTCGGACCAACTTGACCAATTGGTTATATCTAAGAGTGCCACAGTCCCCTTGGGACCTCAACTTGAGCATAACTGGGTCTAAGGGTAGGGCTCCTCGAAGCAGCTGTCTTActctgacactgtccactgagtcGGCATCCATCCCTCTCTTCAGTCTTATCTGATGCAATATTTTATCCAGCCGCTGTATATAAAGGGACAGCTTCTCTCCCTTTTCTTGGTAAGTGTGCTCAAACTAGTACAAGAGTTCAGAGACTCCCTCTGTCCTACAtaacacatcctgcagtgcctccaggtaGTCGTGTGCAGTGCAGTCTTTCTTACTCAACTTAAGATTCCTAATAGTATCAGCCGCTACCCCTTTCAAACTTTCCACTATCCTTTGCCTTTTGAGAGCTTCAGAAACTTCCCATTCATCCAGGCCTTGCAGAGCCTGTTCCATCCAGGCCTCAAAGCTTTCTTCTTCAGATGGGGGAGGCTGAGTCCCTGAGAACATTGGCAAGTGTTTATATCTAGCCGTTGAATGACCTGACTTGGCACACTTTTCCACTAATTCACCAAAAGCATTCAGAAACTCTGGGCCAATTGTGGCGGTAGTGGTTCTTTGAGCCGAAGGATGACTTGCAAGCTGTATCGGCTGTTCTTCAGCTGGTACGACTATTTCCACTTTGTATTTTTCATTTCCTACTTCCAGATTGCTAGGCACCACTACATTAGCAACAGGGCAGTCTAATTCCAATAGAACTCTCATGGTATTACCACTCTGGTCTTGCTTTAGACCTCTAATGAAACAACGACTGTCAGACAGAGTCTCGTCCATTATCTGGTAAATCTGTCGATGAGTAAGGATGGTGGTGGAAATGGACAGGCCTAGACAGTGACTCTGGTCCAGTTGGAGGGTTCTGCACCATTCAGCAATGGCTTGTGGGTCTAGGGTTGGTTCTGCCATTATTTTGCTGTTGCTGACTGGGTCTGAgacactttggggggggggggggagggaaaggggcGGAGTCACTCACAAGTAGGCGGTCCACAGagaatcccggacgagcccccaaatgtagcaccccccccccccccccccccccagagaagTCCAGCATTTGCACAGCTGTAAATCCAGTAGCTCCCGCAGATAACAGTGCAGGGGACTGATAGGCTTTAGCTGTAATCTCTCTCTCTTTACATGCAGGTGGGGAAACCTCAGGCTGCAGGCTGTCACTTATTCTCCTCACTGTCACACATACACCTCAAAGCACTTGTATTTATTCTCTGTATTTTCACTTCAGTCTGCGGGATTCTATGTAGAACACTGGGGCTGCATGTGATGTGGCTCCTGTAAGTATGTGGTACTGTTATCTCCTGCTTAGAAATGGCTGACTGCATTACACATCCACcatgcaggggcgttgctagggtcctaaaacatacggggcccgggccctctgagtttctctcccccatttctctcccctgtttctctcccccatgcttttctcccatttctctccctcatgcttttctcccctgtttctctccaccatttttctctccctcatgcttatctcccctgtttctctcccccatttttctctcccccatgcttttctcccctctttctctcccccatgcttttctcccctctttctctcccccatgcttttctcccctctttctctcccccatgcttttctcccctctttctctcccccatgcttttctcccctctttctctcccccatgcttttctcccctctttctctcccccatgcttttctcccctctttctctcccccatgcttttctcccctctttctctcccccatgcttttctcccctctttctctcccccatgcttttctcccctctttctctcccccatgcttttctcccctctttctctcccccatgctttctcccgtttctctcccccatgcttttctcccgtttctctcacccatgtctctctccccccttgcttctttccccctgtgcttctcgcccgtttctctccccccgtgcctgctcacctccttttagatcgcggctgctgctgtccgcctcacctaccgtagcgcctggaggtgctcctacaactcaatcagcggagaccgggagtgtggggccgctgcggtgggccgtggtgcacgcgttaattggatgcgtgcaccacggcccaccgcagcggccccacactcccggtctccgctgattggatggaggagtgtgtccgggcgctgcgggcggccagtaggtaaggaggacagcTGTCTGGGTAACCCAAAAAGAGGATAAGATATTAGTCTGGCTAAACAAACATAGCCACAGATGACTTTGTATGTTAAAgttgttatccagtgctacaaaaacatggccacttttgccccactcttgtctccagttcaggtgtggtttgcaattaagctccatttactttaatggaaccgagtttcaaaccccacccaaactggagacaagagtggtgcaaaagtggctatgtttttgtagcactggataatccctttaaatattacgGTACCTCAGGAGCATTTTGCAGAAAGTAGCATGAAATCGTGATCCCCGGCACAGAGAAAGGTTGGGTGATAACCATGACTAGCTTGGAATCTCTTTCACTCACACTTTATACCTTGCAAAAAGTCACAGCTACAGAGTAGATGCTTCAATGCACCATATGACCATAACACAAGTGACAGATAAATTGAATAAAATTATCTTGTTACTgggtgtgggaaaataataagCAAACTAAACTTGCCCTGTAGTGACAGCtgtcagcctcctgcagctcttccagctgcaacctcACTTAACTGGTTAAGTGATTGCCCATTCAGCTAATCCgtgaccagtcagtgactggctgagtgggcaatcgctTAGCTAGGCTGTGATGTGCAGCTGGCAGAGCCTGGTACGTGACGTACTTGGTTTCTAGCCCAAAAATTACTTATGGCAGAGATCGGCTGGACCTGGGAGCAACACAAAGGAGGCACGATGACAGGTGAGTTTCCTCCATTTTTAAATTTGGTGGGACTCCTTTAATAACATGCACGGTCTAAACCATTTAGTCCACATACCGCAAATTGCAGCTACATTCCAGCAGGTAAACAGCATAGATACTACCACATGCGAACAGACATATTACTTGAAATTCCTCATGGCTCTGATTAGTCCTAAAGCTTTTACAACCATGGGCAATCATATTACAGCACTTTGCTTGCTTCATACCTTACCAGACCCACACCCAGTGGCATACCTATAGCAGTGACAAGGCCCATAGATCAAGGGGACCCGTTGACCTTTACCACATTAAAGTTGACCTGCTAAAACTCAGTTCCAATGCTCAAACTTTGACAGGAACAGAGGTGTCACATAGATTAAAAGTCAGAAAATTAAAGTCATAAAACAAGTTGCTGCACTGACAGAAGCAAAAAAGAACTGTAAATGCAATcctctggatactgatatctgaaaagcaaaagggaaaaacacaaaataaGGCAGAAGCATAAAAGCCATCATTTTGAgaggtgttctgcaccttacagtatgcagcatctttacagatgctGACTACAGTACAGTGCACAAGGGGTAAAGTGAGGATGCATAG is from Dendropsophus ebraccatus isolate aDenEbr1 chromosome 14, aDenEbr1.pat, whole genome shotgun sequence and encodes:
- the LOC138771864 gene encoding paraneoplastic antigen Ma2 homolog; translation: MAEPTLDPQAIAEWCRTLQLDQSHCLGLSISTTILTHRQIYQIMDETLSDSRCFIRGLKQDQSGNTMRVLLELDCPVANVVVPSNLEVGNEKYKVEIVVPAEEQPIQLASHPSAQRTTTATIGPEFLNAFGELVEKCAKSGHSTARYKHLPMFSGTQPPPSEEESFEAWMEQALQGLDEWEVSEALKRQRIVESLKGVAADTIRNLKLSKKDCTAHDYLEALQDVLCRTEGVSELLY